A window of Mucilaginibacter sp. PAMC 26640 contains these coding sequences:
- a CDS encoding four helix bundle protein — MPDTNKADFAEAFRNRTKRFVVDNIKFFRTLPKTEEAKIIGRQLLRSSSSVGSNYRAACRARSQAEFHAKLSIVVEEADESAFWMEVLVESDVVKHTDLITLLEEANQILRVTSAARKTVSKDR; from the coding sequence ATGCCAGATACTAATAAAGCTGACTTTGCTGAGGCATTCAGAAATCGAACTAAAAGATTTGTTGTAGATAATATCAAATTCTTCAGAACGCTGCCGAAAACAGAGGAAGCCAAAATTATTGGTCGACAATTACTGAGATCATCTTCTTCAGTAGGCTCCAATTATCGCGCCGCTTGTCGGGCAAGGTCACAAGCGGAATTCCACGCCAAGCTATCTATCGTGGTAGAAGAGGCGGATGAGTCTGCTTTTTGGATGGAGGTTCTTGTAGAATCCGACGTTGTTAAACATACGGATTTAATCACTTTGTTGGAAGAAGCTAATCAAATCCTGAGAGTCACCTCCGCTGCGAGAAAGACAGTTTCTAAAGATAGATAA
- a CDS encoding 50S ribosomal protein L27 — protein MAHKKGAGSSRNGRESHSKRLGIKIFGGQPAIAGNIIVRQRGTKHNPGLNVGIGKDHTLFALTAGHVVFKKKADNRSYVSVIPFEISAVAEDLAPAPVAAAEAAPVAEESVAKKAPKAKKEEAAAE, from the coding sequence ATGGCACACAAAAAAGGGGCCGGTAGTTCAAGAAACGGCCGCGAATCACATAGCAAGCGTTTAGGTATCAAAATTTTCGGTGGTCAACCAGCTATTGCAGGTAACATCATCGTTCGTCAGCGTGGTACTAAACATAACCCGGGTTTAAACGTAGGCATTGGTAAGGATCATACCTTATTTGCTTTAACAGCCGGACATGTAGTATTTAAAAAGAAAGCAGATAACCGTTCTTACGTTTCTGTTATTCCTTTTGAGATCTCAGCTGTAGCGGAAGACCTTGCACCAGCACCTGTTGCTGCTGCTGAAGCTGCACCCGTTGCAGAAGAGTCTGTTGCTAAGAAGGCACCAAAAGCTAAAAAAGAAGAAGCAGCTGCTGAATAA
- a CDS encoding ribonuclease R, translated as MSKKKSKGNSSINKVLAQMVLDIFEQNGNTPLNHKQVSAKLNVRDPDARDVIFDVLKEEAFKGVLKEITPGKFQLLELKTFVEGKVDLTNDGSAFIVTDDPAETDIFVAPRKLRNALNGDRVKVYVYSASKGKRQEGEVIEIIQRHKMEFTGIVKLSERFAFFIPDDRKMMHDIFIPITDLNGAKNGIKAVAEITDWPAGAKNPIGRIKHVLGNQGENDTEMNAILAEYGFPLSFPADVEKDAEEIPAEISSEEIAKRRDFREVLTFTIDPFDAKDFDDALSYKKLENGNYEVGVHIADVSHYIIPDSALDKEAYERGTSVYLVDRVIPMLPERLSNGLCSLRPKEDKLCFSAVFELDYNANIVEQWFGRTVIHSDRRFTYEEVQDVIETKTGDYVEEIEKLNGLAYKLRERKFKAGAISFETTEVKFKLDETGKPTGVYVKERKDAHKLIEDFMLLANKKVAEYVNKMGKGKHKYTFVYRAHDSPKPDALANFAQFAARFGYKINTKSDKETAKSLNFLMEDVEGKKEQNVLTHLAIRSMAKAIYTTKTSSHYGLAFDHYTHFTSPIRRYPDVMVHRLLFHYLNGGQSANADHYEELCKHSSQMEKKAADAERSSVKYKQAEYLKDQVGNTFTGIISGVTEWGMYVEIIENKCEGMIRLRDISDDFYTLDEKNYAIIGQRKKKIYQLGDEVSIKVKNVDLTKKQIDFSLVQS; from the coding sequence ATGTCTAAAAAGAAAAGTAAAGGCAATTCATCCATCAACAAAGTGCTTGCGCAAATGGTGTTGGATATATTCGAGCAGAACGGCAATACGCCACTTAATCATAAGCAAGTTTCTGCTAAACTTAATGTACGTGATCCTGATGCCCGCGACGTAATATTCGACGTATTGAAAGAGGAGGCATTTAAAGGTGTTTTAAAAGAAATTACACCGGGAAAATTCCAGCTGCTTGAATTGAAAACCTTCGTGGAAGGTAAGGTAGATCTGACCAATGATGGGTCCGCCTTTATCGTTACAGATGACCCTGCAGAAACCGATATTTTTGTGGCTCCGCGTAAACTACGCAACGCACTGAATGGCGATCGTGTAAAAGTTTATGTTTACTCCGCCAGTAAAGGCAAACGGCAGGAAGGCGAGGTAATCGAGATCATCCAGCGCCACAAAATGGAGTTTACAGGTATCGTAAAACTCTCCGAACGCTTTGCTTTTTTCATTCCGGATGACCGTAAGATGATGCACGATATCTTCATCCCCATCACCGATCTGAACGGTGCCAAAAACGGGATTAAAGCGGTTGCTGAAATTACCGACTGGCCTGCCGGTGCAAAAAACCCAATCGGGCGAATTAAGCACGTTTTAGGTAATCAGGGTGAGAACGATACGGAGATGAACGCTATCCTGGCCGAATACGGCTTCCCGCTCTCCTTCCCCGCCGATGTGGAGAAAGATGCTGAAGAAATTCCGGCTGAGATCTCCAGTGAAGAAATTGCCAAACGCCGCGATTTTAGAGAGGTGCTTACTTTCACTATCGACCCGTTTGATGCGAAAGATTTTGATGATGCATTATCTTATAAAAAACTAGAGAACGGTAACTACGAAGTAGGCGTACATATTGCCGACGTATCACATTATATTATCCCCGACTCTGCATTAGATAAGGAAGCATACGAGCGCGGTACGTCTGTTTACCTGGTAGACAGGGTGATTCCGATGCTGCCAGAAAGACTATCAAACGGCCTGTGCTCACTCAGGCCAAAAGAAGATAAACTGTGTTTTTCAGCTGTATTTGAACTTGACTACAATGCCAATATAGTAGAACAATGGTTCGGCAGAACGGTGATCCATAGTGACAGGCGCTTTACCTATGAGGAAGTGCAGGATGTAATAGAAACCAAAACCGGCGACTATGTTGAAGAGATAGAAAAACTGAACGGACTGGCCTACAAACTGCGCGAACGCAAGTTTAAAGCGGGAGCCATCAGCTTTGAAACTACCGAGGTTAAATTCAAACTGGATGAAACCGGCAAGCCAACCGGTGTATATGTAAAAGAACGTAAAGATGCCCATAAGCTGATTGAAGATTTTATGCTGCTGGCTAATAAAAAGGTTGCAGAATATGTGAATAAGATGGGCAAAGGCAAGCATAAATACACTTTTGTTTACCGTGCTCACGACTCCCCTAAACCTGATGCCCTGGCCAACTTTGCCCAGTTTGCAGCAAGGTTTGGGTATAAGATCAATACCAAGTCTGACAAGGAAACTGCAAAGTCCCTGAATTTTTTGATGGAGGATGTTGAAGGGAAGAAAGAGCAAAACGTACTTACTCACCTGGCTATCAGGTCGATGGCGAAGGCTATCTACACCACAAAAACCAGCAGCCATTACGGCTTAGCGTTCGACCATTACACCCATTTTACCTCGCCTATCCGGAGGTACCCCGATGTGATGGTGCATCGCCTGCTTTTTCATTACCTAAACGGTGGACAAAGCGCCAATGCCGATCATTACGAAGAACTTTGCAAGCACAGCTCGCAAATGGAAAAGAAGGCGGCTGACGCCGAACGCTCGTCTGTTAAATACAAACAGGCCGAGTACCTTAAAGACCAGGTGGGCAATACATTTACCGGCATTATCTCTGGTGTTACCGAATGGGGCATGTATGTGGAGATCATCGAAAATAAATGCGAAGGCATGATTCGCCTGCGCGATATCAGCGATGATTTTTATACTTTAGACGAGAAAAATTATGCTATCATCGGCCAGCGAAAGAAGAAAATTTATCAACTGGGCGATGAGGTTAGTATCAAAGTAAAAAATGTGGACCTGACCAAGAAACAAATAGATTTTAGTTTGGTACAGAGTTAA
- a CDS encoding 50S ribosomal protein L21, which produces MYAIVSIAGQQFKVAKDQQIFVHRLQGDEGASIEFDQVLLAENEGSFKLGSDLASAKVSAKIVSHLKGDKVIIFKKKRRKGYQKKNGHRQQFTKIEITGITL; this is translated from the coding sequence ATGTACGCAATAGTAAGTATAGCCGGACAGCAATTTAAAGTTGCAAAAGACCAGCAGATCTTTGTACACCGTTTACAGGGAGATGAAGGCGCTAGTATTGAATTTGACCAAGTATTGTTAGCAGAAAACGAAGGTAGCTTTAAATTAGGTTCAGACCTGGCAAGCGCTAAAGTTTCAGCTAAGATCGTGTCTCATTTAAAAGGTGATAAAGTAATTATCTTCAAAAAGAAAAGAAGAAAAGGCTACCAGAAGAAAAATGGTCACCGTCAGCAATTTACCAAGATCGAGATCACAGGTATCACATTATAA
- a CDS encoding C4-dicarboxylate ABC transporter — MQKNKLTLYIFIALVLGVIAGYIYNVTIIDSINNKMSVAEANIKAIDTRLLASKDTTTAVYTALKTQRKDEVKVRKENDTAREDKLVGFTVLSDIFLRLIKMIVAPLVFTTLVVGVAKVGDIKSVGRIGGKTLLWFLSATLVSLLLGMMLVNFFKPGEAMHLPLPDSHLATGIQKTALSLRDFIGHVVPKSFIESMANNEILQIVVFSLFFGVATAAIGEQGLIVIKALDAIAHVILKITGYVMKLAPLAVFGAITAIIAKQGLGILSTYAIFIGEFYFSLLILWTVIVLAGFAVLQKRAFNLVAGIKDAMLIAFSTSTSEAAYPKVLLELERFGCNNKIVSFVLPLGYSFNLDGSMMYMTFASLFLAQSYGIHLSFSQQLSMLLVLMLTSKGIAGVPRASLVVIAGTISLFNIPEAGLALLIGIDPLLDMGRSATNVLGNAMATAVVSKWEGELDN, encoded by the coding sequence ATGCAAAAAAACAAACTCACTCTGTATATTTTCATTGCGCTGGTACTTGGCGTTATTGCCGGCTACATTTATAATGTAACCATTATAGATTCCATCAATAATAAAATGAGTGTTGCCGAGGCAAATATAAAAGCCATAGACACCCGCTTGCTGGCCAGTAAAGATACCACAACCGCAGTTTATACCGCGCTTAAAACACAACGCAAAGACGAAGTAAAAGTTCGCAAAGAAAACGATACCGCAAGGGAAGATAAACTTGTTGGTTTTACTGTGCTCAGCGATATTTTTTTAAGACTTATAAAAATGATCGTAGCACCACTGGTGTTTACCACTTTGGTGGTGGGCGTTGCCAAGGTAGGGGATATTAAGTCGGTAGGGCGAATTGGAGGAAAAACGCTGCTTTGGTTCTTGAGCGCCACCCTTGTTTCGTTATTGCTTGGCATGATGCTGGTTAACTTTTTTAAACCGGGTGAGGCCATGCACCTGCCCTTGCCTGATAGTCACTTAGCTACAGGTATTCAAAAAACAGCTTTATCGCTTCGCGACTTTATAGGGCACGTTGTCCCCAAAAGTTTTATAGAATCGATGGCCAATAATGAGATTTTGCAGATTGTCGTATTCTCTCTCTTTTTTGGTGTAGCTACCGCTGCAATTGGAGAGCAGGGACTGATTGTCATCAAAGCATTGGATGCCATAGCGCACGTGATCTTAAAGATCACCGGCTATGTAATGAAGCTGGCACCGCTGGCGGTTTTTGGAGCGATCACAGCGATTATAGCCAAACAGGGGCTCGGTATTTTATCCACTTACGCCATTTTTATTGGTGAGTTTTATTTCTCGCTGTTGATCCTGTGGACGGTTATCGTGTTGGCCGGATTTGCAGTATTGCAAAAACGGGCGTTTAACCTGGTTGCCGGAATCAAGGATGCCATGCTGATCGCTTTTAGCACATCAACAAGCGAAGCAGCTTATCCCAAAGTACTGCTTGAACTGGAACGCTTTGGCTGCAATAACAAGATCGTAAGCTTTGTGCTCCCGTTAGGTTACTCATTCAACCTCGATGGTTCGATGATGTACATGACCTTTGCATCTCTGTTTTTGGCACAATCCTACGGCATTCATTTATCGTTCAGTCAGCAATTATCCATGCTGCTGGTATTGATGCTGACCAGCAAAGGGATAGCTGGCGTGCCCCGTGCATCTTTGGTGGTAATTGCAGGTACAATATCATTATTTAATATTCCGGAAGCGGGCCTGGCCCTGTTAATAGGCATAGATCCCTTACTTGATATGGGCCGATCTGCAACCAATGTATTGGGTAATGCTATGGCTACTGCCGTAGTGAGCAAATGGGAGGGAGAGCTGGATAATTAG
- a CDS encoding isoprenyl synthetase, whose protein sequence is MRKLEDLQALIATSVAKLKYPLYPAELYEPITYILAIGGKRMRPALLLMACDLFGGDVEAALPPALAIEVFHNFTLMHDDIMDNAPKRRGRSTVHEKWNQNVAILSGDVMLIEGYKLMMQVRNDILRQVLDIFNDTAVGVCEGQQLDMTFETSSDISIDEYINMIRLKTAVVLGGALKIGALIGEADQKDADLLSVFGINLGIAFQLQDDILDVYGDPEKFGKQVGGDIISNKKTYLLIKALELTSSAELDTWLAAKEFNAAEKVAAVTAIYNAADVRRYAEDEMQAYAEKAFKALEQINLPEQSKQYLRDFADGLLVREY, encoded by the coding sequence ATGAGAAAACTCGAAGATCTGCAAGCACTGATTGCTACATCCGTTGCAAAATTAAAGTATCCACTTTACCCGGCGGAATTGTATGAACCGATAACCTACATATTAGCCATTGGCGGCAAACGTATGCGCCCTGCCTTGCTTTTGATGGCCTGCGACCTATTTGGCGGCGATGTTGAAGCTGCCTTACCTCCCGCTTTGGCTATTGAGGTGTTCCATAATTTCACGCTGATGCATGATGATATTATGGACAACGCTCCTAAGCGGCGCGGCCGCTCCACAGTACACGAAAAATGGAATCAAAATGTAGCTATCCTGAGCGGCGACGTGATGCTGATAGAGGGTTATAAACTAATGATGCAGGTTCGTAACGATATTTTGCGCCAGGTGCTGGATATTTTTAACGATACAGCAGTAGGCGTTTGCGAGGGACAACAGCTGGATATGACGTTTGAGACCAGCAGTGACATCAGTATTGATGAATATATCAACATGATCCGCCTTAAAACTGCTGTAGTGTTAGGCGGGGCCCTAAAAATTGGTGCGCTCATCGGCGAAGCTGATCAAAAAGATGCCGATCTGTTATCCGTTTTTGGGATCAACCTCGGCATTGCTTTTCAATTGCAGGATGATATTCTGGACGTATACGGCGACCCGGAAAAATTTGGCAAGCAGGTTGGCGGCGATATCATCTCCAATAAAAAAACATATTTGCTGATCAAGGCGCTTGAATTAACAAGCAGTGCTGAACTGGATACATGGCTGGCTGCAAAGGAATTTAATGCCGCTGAGAAAGTAGCAGCAGTAACAGCTATATATAACGCTGCAGACGTACGCCGTTATGCCGAAGATGAAATGCAGGCCTATGCTGAAAAAGCTTTTAAAGCACTGGAGCAGATCAATCTCCCCGAACAAAGCAAACAATATTTGCGCGACTTTGCCGATGGGTTGCTGGTGAGGGAATATTAA